The nucleotide window AATCGATAGTGATGAGGAATTCGAAAAAGTAACACAGGCTTTTGATGAACTTTTTACTGAAATTGAGGAAGAAGAAGGCGACGAATAGTTTTTAATTCAGGGAGGTTTTAAAATGGAAAAAATTGAAGTCGGTGAAGTTTTTACAATTGAAGAGGAAAATGGAGAAGAGAATGAGGTTGAAGTGCTAGCAGTTGTCACTCTAGAAGGAACAGATTACGTGGCAGTCAGCTTTGTTGAAGATCTACAAGTCGGA belongs to Bacillaceae bacterium S4-13-56 and includes:
- a CDS encoding DUF1292 domain-containing protein, with the translated sequence MEKIEVGEVFTIEEENGEENEVEVLAVVTLEGTDYVAVSFVEDLQVGEEDDIDVFFLKVDEEGDLDAVESEEEFEKVSEAFDAIMEEDEEE